GCACTCCGGACCCGCCAGCGCGCGCAGTTCCGCCTCCGCGTTCTCCGCCGTGTTGCCGGGCGCGAAGCGGAAGTTGACGTTCAGGTCCAGCGCGTCGGGCACCACGTTGCGCGAGTTGTGCGTGGCCGCCGCGGTGGCGACGATCACCTCGTAGAACGACAGGTCGCCGAAGCGCACCTCGCGCCGGCCCCAGTCGCGCAGCTTCTCCAGAAACGGGATGGCGGCGTAGATGGCGTTCTGCCCCTGCCACGGCCGCGCGCTGTGGGCCCGCACGCCGGGGATGGTGACGGTGGCGTGGATGAGCCCCATGCATCCCGGCTGCACCCCGCGGTCGGTGGGCTCCAGGATGAAGGCGAAGTCGATGACGGGGAGCGCGCCGCTGTCCAGGACGGGGCCCAGGCCATTGCCCTCCGCCGGGCCTTCTTCGCCGTCGTAGAAGATCCAGACGGGGCGCGCGTTCTCCAGTTCCCGCCACCGGTCCAGCAGCGCGAGCATGACGGCGACACCGGCCTTCATGTCGCTGGCGCCGCAGCCGTACACGCGGCCGTCGCGGATTTCATACGGCTGGTCCTCCGCGCACTTCACCGTGTCGATGTGGCCCACGAGGGCGATCACCGGCTGGCCCGGACGCTCGTCGCGGCCGAACGGCTCGCAGAGGACGGAGTTGCCCAGCCGGGTGACGGCGTGCGGGCCGGCCGCCGCGGCGCAGCGCTGCTGCACCCACGACGCGATCTGCGCCTCGTGGCAGGTTTCGCTGGGAATGTTGCACAGGTCCAGCGTGAGGTGCGCGAGTTCGTCCCGGATGGTCATCAACAGAGAAGTGCGTGAGTGCTGGGTGCGTGAGTGCGGGAGGGCAGCGGGCCCAGGCCAGTGCGCCCGGACTCAGCGGCGCGGGATGATTTGGAGCGCGGAGCCGTCCGCCAGGCGATAGACGTAGAAGTGGCGGTCCACCGTGAACACGCGGCTGAGAGACAGCGCTTCCGCGGCGGCGACCAGGGATGCGTCCGCGAGATCCATCGGCGCGTCCCTGAACTTGCTCATCAGAGCGGCCGTACGGGCCACTTCCGCGGTCGCGGGCTCGTGGAGTACAAGGTGGCCTTGGGCATAGAGCTCCCAGAGGGTGGCTTGGGCCCGGAATCCGCCGGATCTCCCCAGCAGATGCATCGCCTCCGTAAAGCAGGGCCAGGTTGTGATCATCGGCTCCGGGCCAAGCTCTTCCAGAGCCGACACGCACTTGGCGTGGTGCTGGTCGTCCGCGTCCAGAATGGCGAGGAGCGGCCCGGCATCCGTCAGCGTCACAGCCGTCCGTCCCGCCGCTTTTCGAGCAGCAGGTCCGCGAACTTTTCGCTGGAATTCTCGGAAAGCTGGGCGCCGCCGGGCACGTATTCACTGGTGTTCAGCACGCCGACGTATCCGGCGAGCCGCTCCGCCAGCGTGCGCGGAGCGGGAGCGGACGCGTCGTGCCTAGTCCCGAGCAGGCGGTCGCGCAGGTAGGCGTCGGCCAGTTCGTCCGGTGTGGTGCCTTCCTGCACGGCGGCGTCGGCCAGCGCGCGCTCTACTTCCGGCGTCAACACGATGGACACATCTCCTCCTCTCGTTCGCGTTCCCGGCCGCGTCACCCGGGTCCATACACCCGGGTGCGCCGGAGGTTTGCGCCTTATACCTGAACGTCGAAGGTGCGCAGGACGTCGTTCAGCGAGGTCTTGCGGTCGGTGGATTCCGTGCGACGGCCGATCAGCAGCGCGCAGGGGACCTGGAAGGTGCCCGCGGGAAACTGCTTGGGAAGCGTTCCGGGGATGACCACCGAGCGCGCCGGAATGCGGCCCTTGGTAATCACCGGCTCCGAACCCGTCACGTCCACGATGGGCGTCGATGCCGTCAGCACCACGCTGGCCCCCAGCACCGCCTCCTCCTCCACCACCACGCCCTCCACGACGATGCAGCGCGACCCGATGAAGGCGCCGTCCTCGATGATCACCGGCGAGGCAGAGGGCGGCTCCAGCACCCCGCCGATTCCCACGCCGCCGGACAGGTGCACGTGCTTGCCGATCTGCGCGCACGAGCCCACCGTGGCCCACGTATCCACCATGGTCCCCGCGCCCACGTACGCGCCGAT
This genomic window from Longimicrobium terrae contains:
- the dapE gene encoding succinyl-diaminopimelate desuccinylase, producing MTIRDELAHLTLDLCNIPSETCHEAQIASWVQQRCAAAAGPHAVTRLGNSVLCEPFGRDERPGQPVIALVGHIDTVKCAEDQPYEIRDGRVYGCGASDMKAGVAVMLALLDRWRELENARPVWIFYDGEEGPAEGNGLGPVLDSGALPVIDFAFILEPTDRGVQPGCMGLIHATVTIPGVRAHSARPWQGQNAIYAAIPFLEKLRDWGRREVRFGDLSFYEVIVATAAATHNSRNVVPDALDLNVNFRFAPGNTAENAEAELRALAGPECTVTVTDSAPAGDVYADHPLIAEWIRREALPVLPKQAWTDVARFTTAGIPAVNFGPGETGQAHQAGEWASIDSLEHCYGALRRWFAQ
- a CDS encoding PIN domain-containing protein gives rise to the protein MTLTDAGPLLAILDADDQHHAKCVSALEELGPEPMITTWPCFTEAMHLLGRSGGFRAQATLWELYAQGHLVLHEPATAEVARTAALMSKFRDAPMDLADASLVAAAEALSLSRVFTVDRHFYVYRLADGSALQIIPRR
- a CDS encoding 2,3,4,5-tetrahydropyridine-2,6-dicarboxylate N-succinyltransferase: MERDELQQRISEAFTDRDRLKDGDTARAVEETIALLDRGEIRVAEKVDGAWRVNAWVKEAILLYFALRPLEPMDAGVLRFFDKIRTKTDLQAQGIRVVPPGVARYGSFLEPGCVVMPGYVNIGAYVGAGTMVDTWATVGSCAQIGKHVHLSGGVGIGGVLEPPSASPVIIEDGAFIGSRCIVVEGVVVEEEAVLGASVVLTASTPIVDVTGSEPVITKGRIPARSVVIPGTLPKQFPAGTFQVPCALLIGRRTESTDRKTSLNDVLRTFDVQV